A single Providencia manganoxydans DNA region contains:
- a CDS encoding alpha-keto acid decarboxylase family protein, which translates to MMKTVIEHVLACLYDIGIHDVFGVAGDYAFPIEDAICESENMRWIGNCNELNASYAADGYARIKGCAALSTTFGVGELSALNGIAGSYAEHLPIFHLVGMPASGVQKNHRLVHHTLGNGNFDVFYKMSQHISCAHAILTPENCIAETKRLITTALNERRPVYIGIPSDYAVMPVVTDKNTDAITMHKSNSESLSAAVTAILEKLNSSKKACLIPGILSARLGYANDVQKIIDKTGLPYATMFMDKSIVSESNATYMGIYNGKLMNPKVGEFVESCDCIIGIGAELTDFNSGSFTATIQPENRINILADHVKVGSAVYPQVYMKDILEQLKQHAPSLQHQGIKAEGLGEPIQGDDGKITATYLYPRLEKMFREDDIIIAETGTASMGLGFARLPRNAQFHNQTLWGSIGWATPAAFGAAIAAPNRRVILITGEGSHQLTAQEISQFARFGLKPIVLVLNNDGYLIERLLCNNPEAYYNDLPKWNYAQLPEALGCQDWHCVQVTTCDELNTAISIAESIDTASYIEIVMDRYAASELAQKLGKSRGSLYSF; encoded by the coding sequence ATAATGAAGACAGTTATTGAGCACGTTTTAGCCTGTTTATATGATATTGGGATCCATGACGTTTTTGGTGTGGCCGGAGACTATGCATTTCCCATAGAAGACGCTATCTGTGAAAGCGAAAACATGCGTTGGATCGGCAACTGTAATGAACTCAATGCCTCATACGCCGCAGATGGCTATGCACGAATTAAAGGTTGCGCCGCACTATCAACAACTTTTGGTGTGGGTGAATTAAGTGCTTTAAATGGTATTGCTGGTTCATACGCAGAACACTTGCCAATATTCCATTTAGTGGGGATGCCAGCAAGTGGAGTACAAAAAAATCATAGACTTGTTCATCATACACTCGGCAACGGTAACTTTGATGTGTTTTATAAAATGAGCCAACATATCAGTTGTGCGCACGCAATCCTAACACCAGAAAACTGCATCGCCGAAACCAAACGTTTAATTACTACCGCACTTAATGAACGTCGTCCTGTTTATATCGGGATCCCCTCTGATTATGCGGTTATGCCTGTTGTTACTGATAAAAATACTGATGCTATAACTATGCATAAAAGTAATAGCGAGTCATTATCAGCAGCCGTTACTGCTATTCTAGAAAAACTAAATTCAAGCAAAAAAGCCTGCCTAATCCCTGGGATCCTAAGTGCTCGTTTAGGCTATGCCAATGATGTTCAAAAAATTATAGATAAAACAGGGCTCCCATACGCCACTATGTTTATGGATAAAAGTATAGTTAGCGAATCAAATGCAACCTATATGGGTATCTATAACGGGAAATTGATGAATCCAAAAGTAGGCGAATTTGTTGAAAGCTGTGATTGTATTATAGGGATTGGTGCCGAATTGACTGATTTTAACTCAGGTAGTTTTACTGCAACAATCCAACCTGAAAATCGCATTAATATTCTTGCGGATCATGTCAAAGTCGGTTCTGCCGTTTATCCACAAGTTTATATGAAAGATATATTGGAACAGTTAAAACAACATGCCCCTTCTTTGCAACACCAAGGTATTAAAGCCGAAGGACTTGGCGAGCCAATTCAGGGAGATGATGGAAAAATTACCGCAACCTATCTCTATCCTAGACTTGAAAAAATGTTTCGAGAAGACGATATAATTATCGCTGAAACAGGCACCGCTTCTATGGGACTGGGTTTCGCACGACTCCCTCGTAACGCTCAATTTCACAACCAAACGCTATGGGGTTCAATTGGTTGGGCGACCCCTGCTGCTTTTGGTGCCGCCATTGCAGCTCCTAACCGCCGAGTTATCCTAATTACGGGTGAAGGTTCACATCAACTCACAGCTCAAGAAATTAGTCAGTTCGCTCGTTTCGGGTTAAAACCCATTGTTTTAGTACTAAACAATGATGGCTATTTAATTGAAAGATTACTATGTAACAACCCTGAAGCTTATTATAACGACTTGCCAAAATGGAACTATGCGCAATTGCCTGAGGCACTTGGTTGCCAAGATTGGCACTGCGTACAAGTCACTACCTGTGATGAATTAAATACTGCAATAAGCATTGCTGAATCAATAGATACTGCATCCTATATTGAAATCGTTATGGACAGATACGCAGCATCTGAGCTAGCACAAAAACTCGGTAAATCGAGAGGATCACTGTATTCATTTTAA
- a CDS encoding LemA family protein, translated as MRIFYILLLILIVVISTIFISNYNTIQKNDEAVIASASEVLNQYQRRADLIPNLISTVKGYSNYEKDVLQEVTNARASIGRISVSAQQLTDPNEMATYQNAQQALGQSLSRLLAVSERYPELQASSLYQDLMVQLEGAENRIAVARGNYIKAVREYNTLIRQFPYNLIASQFGYQEKASFNVNDEQTIKRVPVVDFN; from the coding sequence ATGCGTATTTTTTATATTTTGTTATTAATATTAATTGTAGTTATTTCTACTATTTTTATTTCTAATTATAATACTATTCAGAAGAATGATGAAGCTGTCATTGCAAGTGCCTCAGAAGTATTAAATCAATATCAGAGGCGTGCAGACTTAATCCCTAATCTGATTAGTACGGTAAAAGGCTATTCCAATTATGAAAAAGATGTATTGCAAGAGGTCACAAATGCGAGAGCATCAATTGGTCGAATAAGTGTTAGCGCGCAGCAGCTAACCGACCCAAACGAGATGGCCACTTATCAAAATGCACAACAAGCACTAGGACAATCCTTATCTCGCTTATTGGCTGTGTCTGAAAGATATCCTGAATTACAAGCCAGTTCACTATATCAAGATTTAATGGTGCAATTAGAGGGTGCTGAGAATCGTATTGCAGTAGCTAGGGGGAATTATATTAAAGCTGTTCGTGAATATAATACGTTAATAAGGCAATTTCCTTACAACCTTATTGCTAGCCAGTTTGGCTATCAAGAAAAAGCAAGTTTCAATGTGAATGATGAACAGACTATAAAACGTGTTCCTGTGGTGGACTTTAACTAA
- the ychF gene encoding redox-regulated ATPase YchF gives MGFKCGIVGLPNVGKSTLFNALTKAGIEAANFPFCTIEPNTGVVPMPDPRLEQLAEIVKPQRILPTTMEFVDIAGLVKGASKGEGLGNQFLTNIRETEAIGHVVRCFENDNIIHVAGQVNPAEDIEVINTELALADLDTCERAIHRVQKRAKGGDKDAKAELEALQKCLPHLEQAGMLRTLDLSPEEKAVIRYLSFLTLKPTMYIANVNEDGFENNPFLDMVYKIAEAEGSVVVPVCAAIESDIAELDDEERDEFMADLGIEEPGLNRVIRAGYQLLNLQTYFTAGVKEVRAWTIPVGATAPQAAGKIHTDFEKGFIRAQTIAFDDFIKYRGEQGAKEAGKMRAEGKDYIVQDGDVLNFLFNV, from the coding sequence ATGGGTTTTAAATGCGGTATCGTTGGTCTGCCTAACGTGGGTAAATCTACACTGTTTAATGCATTGACCAAAGCCGGCATCGAAGCAGCCAACTTCCCTTTCTGTACGATTGAGCCGAATACGGGTGTTGTGCCAATGCCAGACCCACGTCTTGAACAATTGGCTGAAATTGTCAAACCACAGCGTATTTTGCCTACCACAATGGAATTTGTTGATATTGCAGGTTTGGTAAAAGGGGCATCTAAAGGTGAAGGTTTAGGTAACCAATTCCTAACGAATATCCGTGAAACTGAAGCTATCGGTCATGTGGTTCGTTGCTTTGAAAACGACAACATTATCCACGTAGCAGGCCAAGTAAATCCAGCTGAAGATATCGAAGTTATCAACACTGAGCTAGCATTGGCTGACCTTGATACTTGTGAACGCGCTATTCATCGTGTTCAAAAACGCGCAAAAGGCGGTGATAAAGATGCTAAGGCAGAGTTAGAAGCATTACAAAAATGCTTACCGCACCTTGAACAAGCAGGCATGTTGCGTACTTTAGATCTCAGCCCTGAAGAAAAAGCTGTGATCCGCTATTTAAGCTTCCTGACATTAAAACCCACTATGTACATTGCTAACGTCAATGAGGATGGTTTCGAAAATAACCCATTCTTAGATATGGTGTACAAAATTGCAGAAGCAGAAGGTTCTGTTGTCGTTCCTGTATGTGCCGCTATCGAATCTGATATCGCAGAACTTGATGATGAAGAACGTGATGAGTTTATGGCAGATTTAGGCATTGAAGAGCCTGGTTTGAACCGTGTTATTCGTGCCGGTTATCAACTGCTTAACTTACAAACTTATTTCACCGCTGGCGTGAAGGAAGTTCGTGCATGGACTATCCCTGTTGGTGCTACAGCACCACAAGCAGCGGGTAAGATCCACACTGATTTTGAAAAAGGCTTCATCCGCGCTCAAACTATCGCGTTTGATGACTTTATCAAATACCGTGGTGAGCAAGGTGCAAAAGAAGCAGGTAAAATGCGCGCTGAAGGTAAAGATTATATTGTTCAAGACGGCGATGTACTTAACTTCTTATTTAATGTGTAA
- a CDS encoding NAD(P)H-dependent oxidoreductase: protein MKILLLNGGQTFAHSAGQLNRTLHNVAKNSLSELGHTIQETHIESGYSVEDEVKKFLWADTIIYQMPGWWMMMPWTVKKYMDDVYTLGHGYLYANDGRTRQDPKKQYGTGGLLHGRKYMLSVTWNAPIDAFEEFDNFFDGRGVDGVYFAFHKSQQFLGLKKFPTFMVNDVIKETDVEKYIREYKTHLIDIFK from the coding sequence GTGAAAATTCTCCTTCTGAATGGCGGGCAAACATTTGCACATTCTGCCGGCCAACTCAATCGTACTTTACATAATGTAGCAAAAAATAGCTTAAGTGAATTAGGGCACACTATTCAAGAAACGCATATTGAATCAGGCTACAGCGTGGAAGATGAAGTTAAAAAATTTCTTTGGGCAGATACCATAATTTATCAAATGCCAGGTTGGTGGATGATGATGCCTTGGACAGTAAAAAAGTATATGGATGATGTTTATACTCTTGGTCATGGTTATTTGTATGCAAATGATGGACGTACCCGACAAGATCCAAAAAAACAATATGGTACAGGGGGATTACTGCATGGAAGAAAATACATGCTTTCAGTGACTTGGAATGCACCAATTGATGCATTTGAAGAGTTTGATAACTTTTTTGATGGCCGTGGTGTAGATGGTGTTTATTTTGCCTTTCACAAATCACAGCAATTCCTAGGATTGAAAAAATTTCCAACTTTTATGGTTAATGATGTAATCAAAGAAACGGATGTTGAAAAGTATATTCGTGAATACAAAACTCACCTTATTGACATTTTTAAATAA
- the ychH gene encoding stress-induced protein YchH, whose amino-acid sequence MKRKTAVLVGNILMVLGLIAMIGSLAVNLSSHVFSLNLPDMITMGSLFGIFVGAMIWLAGARLGGRDKVADRYWLIKHYHDSKHDNHRYP is encoded by the coding sequence ATGAAACGTAAAACGGCTGTTTTAGTAGGTAATATTTTGATGGTTTTAGGGTTAATTGCGATGATTGGGAGCTTAGCGGTTAATTTATCTTCTCATGTTTTTAGCCTTAATTTGCCAGATATGATCACGATGGGGTCACTATTTGGGATCTTCGTCGGTGCAATGATTTGGCTTGCCGGCGCAAGATTGGGCGGCAGAGATAAAGTGGCAGACCGCTACTGGTTGATAAAACACTATCATGACTCAAAGCATGATAATCACCGTTACCCATAG
- a CDS encoding LysR family transcriptional regulator — MDVRSLRYFVEVVQFNGFSRAADSLFVTQPAISRSIKKLEQELGYKLLIREVDGVSLTDEGEILLIHAKQILEQFNQMNKALKEKSGPLEGVLHVGLPPVIASTYFADIILAFSQRYPLVELKIIELGTRKMMDAMLNGDVETAAVMLPLDDERFDLHVFSTDRLMLLVNEQHPLAQRHLVKFIELLNEPFIFFSDDFRINELVTSACGLYGKKPIIAGRSSHLDLVTAMVRAGVGITLLPGSMWNKTRTDGVAIIPVIEPVLSYELALATLKNGSQTRKAQAWNALSREILKNQ, encoded by the coding sequence ATGGATGTGCGTTCACTGCGTTATTTTGTTGAAGTTGTGCAATTCAATGGATTTAGCCGAGCCGCAGACAGTTTATTTGTTACCCAACCGGCGATCAGCCGAAGTATTAAAAAACTTGAACAAGAGCTTGGTTATAAATTATTAATTAGAGAGGTTGATGGCGTCAGTCTTACTGATGAAGGGGAAATATTACTGATCCATGCTAAACAGATCCTTGAGCAATTCAACCAAATGAATAAGGCATTAAAGGAAAAATCAGGTCCATTAGAAGGGGTTTTACATGTGGGATTACCCCCTGTTATCGCTTCAACTTATTTTGCCGATATCATATTAGCTTTCAGTCAACGCTATCCTTTAGTCGAATTAAAAATTATTGAATTAGGGACGCGAAAAATGATGGATGCGATGTTAAATGGTGATGTGGAAACTGCCGCGGTGATGCTACCACTTGATGATGAGCGTTTTGATTTACATGTTTTCTCCACTGACCGCCTTATGTTATTAGTTAATGAACAACATCCTTTAGCACAGCGTCATTTAGTCAAATTTATTGAACTGCTTAATGAACCATTTATTTTTTTCTCAGATGATTTCCGAATTAATGAATTAGTCACTAGTGCTTGTGGTCTTTATGGTAAGAAACCGATAATTGCAGGTCGTAGTAGTCATCTTGATTTAGTCACCGCCATGGTGAGAGCAGGGGTTGGCATTACATTGCTTCCGGGCAGCATGTGGAATAAAACCAGAACAGATGGGGTAGCAATCATCCCTGTGATTGAACCTGTGCTTTCCTATGAATTGGCGCTGGCAACATTAAAAAATGGCTCTCAAACTCGAAAAGCACAAGCATGGAATGCTTTGTCGAGGGAAATATTAAAGAACCAATAG
- the pth gene encoding aminoacyl-tRNA hydrolase, with product MSKIKLIVGLANPGAEYAQTRHNAGAWYVDLLADRHNQPLKEEPKFFGYTARINLNGNDVRLLVPTTFMNLSGKSVLAIANFYRINPDEILVAHDELDLPPGVAKMKLGGSNGGHNGLKDIQNKFSNNPNFYRLRIGIGHPGDRNKVVGFVLGKPPVSEQKLIDEAIDESLRCTDILLNDGIEKAMNRLHSFKATA from the coding sequence GTGAGCAAAATAAAATTAATTGTTGGCCTTGCCAACCCTGGGGCTGAGTATGCCCAAACTCGTCATAATGCAGGTGCATGGTATGTTGATTTACTTGCTGATCGCCATAACCAACCTCTAAAAGAAGAGCCTAAATTTTTTGGTTATACCGCACGAATTAACCTTAATGGCAATGATGTTCGATTATTAGTACCAACAACCTTTATGAATTTAAGCGGTAAGTCAGTATTGGCCATCGCTAATTTCTATCGTATTAATCCTGATGAAATTTTAGTCGCCCACGATGAATTAGATTTACCACCCGGCGTTGCTAAAATGAAATTGGGTGGTAGTAATGGTGGCCACAACGGCCTGAAAGATATCCAAAACAAATTTAGCAATAACCCTAACTTTTATCGCTTACGTATCGGTATTGGTCATCCAGGAGATAGAAATAAAGTGGTTGGCTTTGTGCTCGGTAAACCGCCTGTTTCAGAGCAAAAGCTGATCGATGAAGCTATCGATGAATCATTAAGATGTACCGATATTCTACTCAATGATGGAATAGAAAAGGCAATGAATCGCCTGCATAGCTTTAAAGCTACCGCTTAA
- a CDS encoding TPM domain-containing protein: MLRNFLFILIFLGFNTLADEIKLPNWGTERVIDSARLLTKNEYQALNEQLINFENERGDGSQFLLYILPTTGSESIEQFSNRAFNHWGIGHKEKNNGLLLVVAINDHRVRFEVGYGYEGVFSDVIAGRIIRNYITPNFRSENYYLGIKSGIEAAIQIASGEPIENIESTNNVLFLKVLQMPFMGVYLAIFILSYMYNLVFGTRLRKIKINKDIKKAKENKISSKKSNKPRGHKIKRKTLMRLNDFLQYKYFFPTFSNMAPMMIVLTLLVIFFVQVAYDGEVTPITVMAMVFLDLFLNLLILPLLLGVLGLAIPIARRQKKEWALIAGYDIVHTKSLYSSSSSRRESDYSGSYSSSSSSSSSSSSSSSSSGGGGGSSGGGGASGSW; this comes from the coding sequence ATGTTACGTAATTTTTTGTTTATTCTTATTTTTTTGGGGTTTAATACATTAGCAGATGAGATTAAGCTCCCTAATTGGGGAACTGAAAGGGTAATCGATAGCGCTAGGCTATTAACGAAAAATGAGTATCAAGCATTAAATGAACAATTAATTAATTTTGAAAATGAGCGTGGTGATGGTTCTCAGTTTTTATTATACATACTACCTACAACGGGAAGTGAGAGTATAGAACAATTTTCAAATAGGGCATTTAATCATTGGGGAATTGGCCACAAAGAGAAAAATAATGGCTTGCTGCTAGTTGTTGCGATCAATGACCATAGAGTCCGTTTTGAAGTTGGATATGGATATGAGGGCGTTTTTTCCGATGTTATTGCTGGCCGGATTATTCGTAATTATATCACACCAAACTTTCGTTCTGAAAATTATTATCTAGGTATCAAGTCAGGTATTGAGGCAGCAATTCAAATTGCGAGTGGAGAACCTATTGAAAATATCGAATCGACGAATAATGTGTTATTTTTGAAAGTACTTCAAATGCCTTTTATGGGTGTTTATTTGGCTATTTTCATATTGAGTTATATGTATAATTTGGTATTTGGTACACGGTTACGAAAAATAAAAATTAATAAAGATATAAAAAAAGCTAAAGAAAATAAAATTTCATCGAAAAAATCGAACAAGCCTAGAGGCCACAAAATCAAACGAAAAACGTTAATGAGATTAAATGACTTTTTACAGTACAAATATTTTTTCCCGACGTTTTCGAATATGGCACCTATGATGATAGTTTTAACATTATTGGTAATATTTTTTGTTCAGGTTGCCTATGATGGAGAAGTAACGCCAATCACGGTGATGGCTATGGTTTTTCTGGATCTTTTTTTAAACTTATTGATATTGCCGCTATTGTTGGGAGTATTAGGATTGGCTATACCTATAGCAAGGCGTCAGAAAAAGGAATGGGCTTTGATTGCAGGATATGACATTGTTCATACAAAATCGTTATATTCATCTAGTTCATCAAGGCGTGAATCGGATTATTCAGGTTCGTATAGCAGCTCATCTAGCAGTTCATCGAGTAGTTCATCTAGCTCCTCATCGAGTGGCGGCGGCGGTGGCTCTAGTGGCGGGGGAGGCGCATCGGGAAGCTGGTGA
- a CDS encoding Gfo/Idh/MocA family protein, whose amino-acid sequence MKIALIGSGKIIMSALDALTQVQDIEVVALCVRASSIEKGKSICQQFSINKLYSDYEELLRDPQIEVVYIGLPNHLHYDYTYKALMADKHVICEKPFTPQWQQLQELVLLSHQRGLYLFEAITAIHTPGFQFIQQNMEKIGDIKVIQGNYSQYSSRYDDYLLGNVHAAFDPKQAGGALYDINLYNIYVLVALMGEPDSRHYICNKGHNGIDTSGVVTCQFGTTVATCTGAKDSASPGYFIIQGTKGYIRVEGAPSLCQSVEACIDGQVTKVSQNEHTNFMIFEFAFFRDQIASKQFVKCHELLELAIIVSKILTTSRNDVGIVFE is encoded by the coding sequence ATGAAAATAGCACTCATAGGTTCCGGGAAAATTATTATGTCTGCACTTGATGCGTTAACACAAGTGCAAGATATAGAAGTCGTTGCGTTATGTGTCAGAGCATCAAGTATTGAAAAAGGTAAGTCAATCTGCCAGCAATTTAGCATTAATAAATTGTATAGCGACTATGAAGAGTTACTGCGAGACCCTCAAATTGAGGTGGTCTATATTGGTTTACCTAATCATTTGCATTATGACTATACATACAAGGCATTGATGGCTGATAAACATGTTATTTGTGAAAAGCCGTTTACTCCACAATGGCAGCAGCTACAAGAACTTGTCCTATTATCTCATCAGAGAGGGCTTTATCTATTTGAAGCCATTACTGCGATACACACCCCAGGCTTCCAATTTATACAACAAAATATGGAAAAAATTGGTGATATCAAAGTGATCCAAGGTAACTATTCACAATATTCTAGCCGATATGATGATTATTTACTGGGTAATGTTCATGCGGCATTCGATCCAAAGCAAGCTGGTGGTGCTCTGTATGATATTAATCTTTATAATATTTATGTATTAGTTGCACTGATGGGAGAGCCTGATAGTCGTCATTACATTTGTAATAAAGGGCATAATGGCATCGATACGTCGGGGGTCGTTACATGCCAATTTGGTACAACGGTTGCGACGTGCACTGGCGCGAAAGATTCAGCAAGTCCAGGTTATTTCATTATTCAAGGGACAAAAGGTTATATACGTGTAGAAGGTGCTCCAAGCCTTTGCCAGTCAGTGGAAGCTTGTATTGATGGTCAAGTGACAAAAGTAAGCCAAAATGAACATACAAACTTTATGATTTTTGAGTTTGCATTTTTTCGTGATCAAATCGCTTCTAAGCAATTTGTAAAGTGCCATGAGCTACTTGAATTGGCAATAATTGTTTCAAAAATACTGACAACATCAAGAAATGATGTTGGCATAGTATTTGAGTAA
- the dkgB gene encoding 2,5-didehydrogluconate reductase DkgB, whose product MTIPVIGVGTFRLKDDVVIDSIKNALDVGYRAIDTAQIYDNEAAVGQAIAESGVSRDELYITTKIWIENLSKDKLIPSLKKSLSDLQTNYVDLTLVHWPSPNDAVSVEEFMQALLEAKKQGLTREIGISNFTIPLMEKAVAAVGAENIATNQIELSPYLQNKKVVEWAKQHNIHITSYMTLAYGKALKDETIARIAQKHNATPAQVILAWAIGEGYSVIPSSTKRENLLSNLQATRLQLDSDDKTAIAKLDCNDRLVSPEGLAPNWD is encoded by the coding sequence ATGACTATTCCTGTAATCGGCGTTGGTACATTCCGTTTAAAAGATGATGTAGTAATTGATTCAATAAAAAATGCGTTAGATGTTGGTTATCGAGCTATTGATACTGCGCAAATTTATGACAATGAAGCCGCTGTTGGGCAAGCTATTGCTGAAAGTGGTGTTTCTCGAGATGAACTTTATATAACCACAAAAATTTGGATTGAGAATTTAAGTAAAGATAAACTCATCCCTAGTTTGAAAAAAAGCTTAAGTGACTTACAAACTAATTATGTTGACTTAACTCTCGTACACTGGCCATCTCCAAATGATGCTGTTTCTGTAGAAGAGTTTATGCAGGCTTTATTGGAAGCCAAAAAACAAGGATTAACTCGAGAAATTGGTATTTCTAATTTCACCATTCCATTAATGGAAAAAGCAGTTGCCGCAGTTGGCGCAGAAAATATTGCGACAAACCAAATTGAATTATCACCTTACCTACAAAACAAAAAAGTTGTTGAGTGGGCAAAACAACATAATATCCACATTACATCTTATATGACGTTAGCATACGGCAAAGCATTAAAAGATGAAACTATCGCGCGTATTGCACAAAAACACAATGCAACACCCGCTCAAGTTATTTTAGCTTGGGCTATTGGTGAAGGATATTCTGTTATTCCATCATCGACAAAGCGTGAAAACTTATTAAGTAACTTACAAGCAACGCGATTACAGTTAGACAGTGATGACAAAACTGCCATCGCAAAATTAGATTGTAATGATCGCTTAGTTAGCCCTGAAGGTTTGGCGCCAAACTGGGACTAA
- the prs gene encoding ribose-phosphate diphosphokinase: protein MPDMKLFAGNATPELAQRVANRLYTNLGDAAVGRFSDGEVSVQINENVRGGDIFIIQSTCAPTNDNLMELVVMVDALRRASAGRITAVIPYFGYARQDRRVRSARVPITAKVVADFLSSVGVDRVLTVDLHAEQIQGFFDVPVDNVFGSPILLEDMLQKDLENPIVVSPDIGGVVRARAIAKLLNDTDMAIIDKRRPRANVSQVMHIIGDVSGRDCILVDDMIDTGGTLCKAAEALKERGAKRVFAYATHPIFSGNAVDNIKNSVIDEVIVCDTIPLSPEIKALNKVRTLTLSGMLAEAIRRISNEESISAMFEH from the coding sequence GTGCCCGATATGAAGCTTTTTGCTGGTAACGCTACACCGGAACTAGCACAACGTGTTGCTAACCGCCTTTACACTAATCTTGGAGACGCGGCTGTTGGTCGTTTTAGCGACGGCGAAGTCAGTGTTCAAATTAATGAAAATGTCCGCGGTGGTGATATCTTTATCATCCAGTCAACTTGTGCACCAACCAATGATAACCTGATGGAACTGGTTGTTATGGTCGATGCGCTACGCCGTGCATCTGCTGGTCGTATTACCGCTGTTATTCCTTACTTCGGTTATGCAAGACAGGATCGTCGCGTACGTTCTGCCCGTGTACCAATCACCGCTAAAGTTGTTGCCGATTTTCTGTCCAGTGTTGGTGTTGACCGTGTTCTCACTGTTGACCTACACGCAGAGCAGATCCAGGGCTTCTTTGATGTTCCTGTTGATAACGTGTTCGGTAGCCCTATCCTTCTGGAAGATATGTTACAGAAAGACTTGGAAAACCCAATCGTTGTATCTCCAGACATCGGCGGCGTCGTACGTGCTAGAGCAATTGCGAAACTGTTAAATGACACTGATATGGCTATCATCGACAAACGTCGCCCTCGCGCAAACGTTTCTCAAGTCATGCACATTATCGGTGACGTTTCTGGTCGTGACTGCATTTTAGTCGACGATATGATAGATACTGGTGGCACGCTGTGTAAAGCAGCTGAAGCATTGAAAGAGCGTGGAGCTAAACGCGTATTCGCTTACGCAACTCACCCTATTTTCTCTGGCAACGCTGTAGACAACATCAAAAATTCAGTGATTGATGAAGTCATTGTTTGTGACACAATTCCTCTTTCTCCTGAAATCAAGGCATTGAACAAAGTTCGTACGCTGACGCTTTCAGGCATGCTGGCAGAAGCGATTCGCCGCATTAGTAATGAAGAGTCAATTTCTGCGATGTTCGAACACTAA
- the yafC gene encoding DNA-binding transcriptional regulator YafC codes for MKATSEEARVFIEVVEQKSFSKAADKLNLANSAVSRIVKKLEEKLGVNLLNRTTRQIDLTTEGELYFQRMKVILQAMQEAENELYEAQHSPKGLLRIDAATPIVLHILIPFTSIFRKQYPDIHLSLVSSETFVNLIERKVDVAIRAGQLNDSSLRARPLFNSYRKIIASPDYIEQYSEPVQPQDLFNHTCLTFTEPASLNIWPVKTVDGQLIEVTDGISSNSGETLRQLCLAGNGIACLSDFMVNKDIQSGQFIEVLKEELQTIPLPFHAVYYSDRVVSQRIRVFIDSLTQYISEIQKP; via the coding sequence ATGAAAGCAACATCCGAAGAAGCTCGTGTATTTATTGAAGTAGTAGAGCAAAAAAGCTTTAGTAAAGCAGCGGATAAGCTCAATTTGGCAAATTCAGCTGTGAGCCGAATCGTCAAAAAGTTAGAAGAAAAATTGGGTGTCAATTTGCTTAACCGTACAACTAGACAAATTGACTTAACTACAGAAGGTGAACTCTATTTTCAACGGATGAAAGTTATTTTACAGGCAATGCAAGAGGCAGAGAATGAATTATATGAAGCACAGCACTCACCAAAAGGTTTATTGCGGATTGATGCAGCAACACCAATTGTGTTGCATATCCTAATTCCTTTCACTTCTATTTTTCGTAAACAATATCCTGATATTCATTTATCTTTGGTTTCATCAGAAACTTTTGTTAATTTAATAGAACGAAAAGTGGATGTTGCGATACGTGCTGGACAGCTCAATGATTCTAGCTTACGAGCTCGCCCTTTGTTTAATAGCTATCGTAAGATTATTGCTTCACCAGACTACATTGAGCAATATAGCGAACCTGTACAGCCTCAAGATCTCTTCAACCATACATGTCTCACTTTTACGGAACCTGCTTCATTAAATATATGGCCAGTTAAAACTGTAGATGGACAATTAATTGAAGTAACTGATGGAATATCATCAAATAGTGGGGAAACGTTAAGGCAGCTTTGCTTAGCTGGCAATGGAATTGCGTGTTTGTCTGACTTTATGGTCAATAAAGACATTCAAAGTGGTCAGTTTATTGAAGTATTAAAAGAAGAGTTACAAACTATTCCTTTGCCATTTCATGCGGTTTATTACAGTGACCGAGTAGTTAGTCAACGTATTCGCGTTTTTATTGATAGTTTAACTCAATATATTTCAGAAATTCAGAAGCCATAA